The genomic segment TCCAATCatcaatataataaataaaaacattTCAAATCATCACTGATGTTAATAGTGATTCTTCAATCATCCAACAACTAGTACCCATTTTTAatcctaaagaaaatttgatgttcaaaatataaaaagaactAGGTGAATAGTCCCATTGAGAAAGGATAAACAAGAAACATTTGAACATGTGGTTCTTTCTTTTAATGcgaaaaaagaggagaagaaaatagGGTAAGGGCTGTTTGCTGTTGTttgaggaggaaaagaagaaataaactATTAAGAGACCGAAAGAAAGATTAGGTTGCTATCCCctggaggaggagaaaaggagagaaacAAATGCAGAACTGGGAGGAGGGGGGTGGGGAGAGGAACTAACTGCAAGGATCCAAACTGCCCAAAATAttgccttttcttcttttctttgctttttttttttttttttgagatgaaccCAAGAATGTTACATGAGAGCTTGAGCTTGATCTGATTCTTTTTGAAATTTTGCAGCCGTGGATCATGCTGTGATTGAAAGAATGTTGGGTCACCGAATCTCAGAAGGGATCCAGAGCCTCTTCTGATCAGATTTCTTACAATCTGATCTGCATCATGCGACTCGTGTccaaaatcattcatttttttttaaacactgGTTCTGATTGATTAAATTAAAACTGATATTGTATTTTAAAATAGGTATTCTGGTATGTCttacaaagaagaaaaataaaaatctggtATGAGCAAAGTCCATTTAACTTGGGTGACTATCGTTGTGACTTCAATGTCCAAattagcttaaaaaaaaaagaactaaaggacatgatttcttttggacaGAAATTTATTGGTACTTTATTAGTATGGTATAAATCTATTGATGGTCTAAGAACTTTGTTACTCTTTAATTGGGACGGTGGTTGCCTTACATAGTCTGTGTTTTCCTGCATGAGTTACCTTGTTATTCTGGTTTTTCCGTTTATTACTAGTTTGACTAGGAATCCACATGGaccatttttattttatgtcTCTGCCCTTTTTCATTCTCTTTTGGCTAGTTCCATGTGGCTTCAAAAACACCCCATTCTGGAGCTAAAAAATGCCTGCTTGGAGATTCaacatgataaaaattatacttTGAATCAATTGACTTTGCTGCAATCTATAGATCATGTCTGTTTGTGAAGCTTACATAAACCTAATACTGTTGCTGGTATTAAGGAAACTGAAATGTGCTCAAAGTAATGCTTAACAGTTTgtttaattataaatttattgtTAACAGTTGATAATAACATTAGGAATTCTAGACAGACCCAAACTTCTTAAGGAAACTTGAACAAACACTGAAACTTCGAAAAACAATTAAAACGAACTATGATCTGCAGAATCCCTGTGCCACTTTATAATGTTGTGCATTTTGTTTGTTATGGTGACAGAATTTTGATATTCAAGGCCCAGTTAATGGAGAAACTTTACATTCagatgagacaagatataattcATTATATGCAGCTCGTCATGTTTTCATAAATAGAAATTTGTaatgatagatttatttatttatttttaattgagtTGTTGACATGACTGCTTGTTGCTTGCAGAAAAGTAAGCTATTGTCAAAATCCAAGTTTAGGAGAATACATTTACTCTGCCAAAAGATGGATTTGCATGGGCATGTACCATCAGCATTTGAAAGACAGCGTGTCCAGGCTCCTGGGTTGTTGCGCAATGGCCCTTTTCATGGGCCTGCTCCTGCTGTTCACCACCCTTTAGAGCCACTACCCCGACCGGAGCTCCTGGAAAATAAGATTGCAGCTCAAGCAGCTGAAATGGAAAGGCTTGTAAGGGAAAACCAAAGACTGGCAGCAAGCAATGTGACCTTGAGAGAGCAGCTGCTTGCCACTCAGCAAGGATTGCAGAGAGTGCAGGTTCATATTGGTAGTTTCCAAACTGAAAGTGATATCCAGGTCAAAGGATTGTTGGAAAAGATTGGGAAACTGGAAGCTGATATCCGTGCTGGTGAGATGGTAAAGAACGAATTGCAACAAGCACACTTGGAGTTACAGAGCCTAATTGTTGCAAGACAagaactaatcatcaaaatccagCATACCACAGAAGAACTCCAGAAAGCCTCCCCAGACATCAAAAAGTTGCCTGAGATGCATGCTGAGCTGGATGGGCTAAGACAGGAACATCAGAAATTACGGTAAGCAAAGTGGTTCATGGCTGATTTTTCCTTCAGTAATTTTTCTTCACCCTACATTTGCCTTCTCTTCTTATAGTTCTAGTGATATCACTAATTTTTCCTTTCATCTTTTGGGGTAAGTGGTGCTTTTGAGTATGAAAAAGGTGCAAATATGGAGCAAGTTGAGAAGATGCTTGCAATGGACAAGAACCTGATATCAATGGCTCGAGAAGTTGAGAAGCTACAAGCTGAGGTGCTAAATGCTGAGAAAAGAGCACATGGTAGCGGTCGTTGTGATTGCTTCTGTTTTATCCACTCCCAATGGCTTTACTTTGTgtcttttcttcttattttttttccctgCAAAATCGACCCTCCTTCTGAAACTCTTCTAATTGTACCACTTTCTGCTTTATGCAGCACCGGACTCGTATGGAGGAAGATATGGTAGCCCACATCCTGTCAATCCATCTGCAGGGCAGGGTAGTGTCTACCCAGAATGTGGTTATAGGCAAGGTGGCGGCTATGCAGACACTGTTTACAGCCATGGTGGTGGCTATCCAAATGCTGGCATTGGCCATGGCGGTCCTGCCAACTATTCTGGAGCATATGGAAGAACTCAGGCTCCAATCACTGGTGGGGCAGCAGGAGAGCTATATGATGCGTATGGTGGTGTGAGTGGTGATGGGAATTCAGATGGTTACAGGAGCATGCAGATCCCAATGACTGGTGGGATGGTAGCCAGAGTGGGAACGAATTCCTCTGATCGTGTTACCGCAATTGGTTATGATGCTGCTAGAGGAGGCATGACATCTACTCAAAGGTAAAGCTTGAGCATCAGCCTGTAGAGAATACCTGGTATATTTGTCCTAGCCAGTGCTACTCCAAACATTTACTTACTGGGTTTGGGCAATCAGTTATACTTTATGCTGTAATTCACCAATTTGGTGGATTAGTTCCCATTTAATGATGAATTGGCGATCTTCATCAGGTGGTATAATAAAAAAGGAAATGCCCTTTTAATGTaatttatttacatattttattttattattttaatgaggTTGTAAACTAGCATGATGATTTAGTTCATGTCGGATTGGCTGAATTGAAAAGTTTCATCAGCTGAAACGAGTATATTAAGCATATCCTCTGTTCAGTAATCCATGTCAAGCTGAAGTGCTTGTAGTATAATATTTGGACCATGACTGTCGTAAAATAGCCTAAACATGTTTGAGTCTTCAGATTCTGCGTTCAGAAACGTCAACAGATGCTTTCCATTTACAAGTCTGGCTCTGCTTGTTATGATCTATCCCTAAATGGACTCAAATAAACTATAGATTATAATCTGTAAGAGATCCGATCTGTGTGGATATATTGCTGTCTGATATGAAGTCTAGGGCAATTGTTCGTTGCTTAAGAGATGATGGCTCCTGGTGGGGGAAATCTGAATCCTACGCCACAGGTCCCATTTCTTTTTACCAGTTCTTTCAAGAAAGGAAGCAGGACTTAAATGGGGAATAGCAATATGTGATATGGTGAATACGTGttcttatatatatatggtgAGTGATATGGGAGATCACTCAGGACCCTTGAATGCCAGCAGGACAAAGTCGAGCGAGGGAAGCTCTATTTTGGCTAGTAATTGATGTGTATTGATTCAATGACGATGTAAATGTAACAATCCTTCCATCATCCAAATTATTGTTTCTTCTGTTATCTTTTTTGTTGTATTGATCTCTTCAAGAAGGGGAGCTTGGGACTTGAATTCTGGTGTGGGGGAGGCTGTGGGAGGCCCATAGAGTGAGAGTACATGGATGAGTGCTTGTGCCTTTATATTTGGATCACCAATGGACCATGACTCTATATTATCTTGTAAATGAACACTCAAAACACCTGCATCCAACCTACAAAACCCAGTCTTGCgatcttctctcttttctctaaaattttgaaatttagatGGATCACAGCTAATCATTTGCATCCCTCATTCTGAAGGCTACAAAGTAATCGCAAACATATTGCTCACAAATATGCATCATACCCACTGTTGTGTAGGCAGCCCATTTTCTTTGAACCTCTTCTATGTGAACTTGAAAAAAAgttaagaagtaaataatataAGACCATTCAAAAGGTAGATAATACAAAAATCTTTTCTAATCCAGTCCACCTCAacgctctttcatgtaaaatgATTGGTTTCCAATCAACATGAGGAGTTAAGGTTTGGTAAGTTAGGAGGTTCAAACGTAACAATGTCAATATTATTAATATGCACTGCTATCTCTCGGGACGCCCATTGGTGAGGTATTTTTTATCCATCCACGTTTTACCTTCTATATTTTCTGAGATAATATGTTTTGCGAGCTCAGCTAGAGTGTGTGCTTATTAttcttattttccttttgttgCATGTGGAGGTTCTAACATATACTAGTGAAGCTACAAAGCACTAAATTACTTATGCTTCCAGACCTACTTGTTGCAATTGCCATTCTCCAAAATATaacgttgtttttttttttttccccttgatTTCATTGAGATATGAAATCGAGGATAATGTACAAGAAGAGGAAAATTTACAGAAATAGGCGACAATAAAAGGAATAAGAAAttaaagagaagttagaagaaGGTGAGCTGCGTATCTGTGATCTTCTGAACAAACTGGTCTGATTTTCCTCAACTGCTTGACACCCAGAGCTGAAGTCCCATAAGGAAAAGCATTCTATTTGAACAAGTTACTTGGAAAATCAGCTCACCTATAGAATGCATTGAGCTACTGCAATCCATCCTTGCTTCATACTCCGACGGAAGCGGATTGTTTTTAACCATTCTTCCCAAAGCTGAGAAATAGAAGAAGGGTGTGGGTTTCATGGCAAGAGAAGTTTGATGAAGGACTAGGGCGGTAGTCAAGATTTGTAAGAGAAGGAAAACAAAGGAAAACGAAGAAGATAAAATCTCTATATttctgattaatttctttacaacAATATGTACATCATAATATATAGTCTAATTATGTGTCTATTAAAGAAAATATCAATCAAATCTAGACTAATATAGCTTATGTGTCTAATAAAGGAAATATCAATTAGATTTGGGCTAATATAGCTAATGTGACGTTAGCACCCCTCAAACTCAAGATAGTATGGTCAAAACCAGCTTGAGTTTGGAAACTAAGTCTCGAAAAAGACTGGGTAGATACGCCATAGCGAAAATATCTACAATCCAGTCAATGGAGGAAATCAATTGAAGCCATATGATATTATGGCGAATTTGTTGGTGAATGAAGTGATAGTTAATTTCAATATATTTAATATGTTCATAAAAAAACATTACTATGACAAATCTGAATGGCACTTTGATTATCACAATAAAAAGTGATAGCACCATGATGAACGACTCTTATATCCTCTAACAACCACCTGAGTCAAATGAGTTCATCAATGGTATCAACGACAACCCTATATTCAATCTCAATGCTAAACTAGAAATAATAGTTTGCTTCTTGCTACATCAAGAGATAAGAGAGTTGCCCAATAAGAAACAATAGCCTGTAGCAAAGTATTTGTTAGTAGAATCACTAACCAAATTAGCATCAGAATAAGCACTTAGGTACAAGGAGGAATTGGTAGTAAAATATAAGCCATGAAACAAAGTACCCTTGATCTAGGAGCTGCCATAAACTAACAAATGATATAAATAGTATAAGCTATATTAGGGCGAGGGCGAATAACTGTGAGATATACAAGACCACCAACTAATTATTAGCAATGCGTAGCTTCAGAAAAAGGAGTTCTTTTGACAAATGTTAATTTGAAATGAGTTTCAAGAGGTGCAGAAATAATCTTGCTATCTACTAATCTGGCTATAGAAATGAGATAGATGCATTATTGGCCTATGATATAAATAATGCCTATTAGAGTTAGATATAACTTAAGTCCTAAGAAGTAACTCAATGCTTCCATGTTTCCATTTTAAATTCTTGACTAAGATACTGTTTGAGATCAAGAATGCTAGTGGGATCATCCTTGGTTATAGTCATGTTATCCACATGGAATAATGATAATGTAATACCTTTAGCAGTTTTACGGATAAAGGAGCTGAGTCATAAGAACTATGGGTGATATTAAGAGAAGGAAAAcaatggaagaagaagataaaatatccgtattttttattaatttctttacaaCAATATACATCACAATATATAGCCTAATTATGTGTCtaataaagaaaatatcaaTGAGATTTGGACTAATATAGCTAATATCATGTGAATATTGTGCATTCCATCCTCTCTTTTTCAGATTGTTGGCTGTAAAAATTTTCCGATGAGTAGAAAGCCAATTGAAGATAAATAAGCTTGAGCGGTTGAGAAGAGATGTTGTGAACAGGGGATCATTGGTCCTCCACCATAGCAAGCTGACATGATGGTGCATCAAAGATTCGAAGTGTCTATTATAGCCAATAATATGCTTATCTTTAGAAAATCCTTATCTCTAAATGACAATTAAGTAAAGCTATTAATAATAATGCAAGTCAAGCCATTCCCATTTTCATATGCTTCTTGGACATATTTCCCAATTATTTTGAAATTGCCATGGTTCATGAAGCAAATAAAGCAACTTGAAGGTCCACTCTAAAGTGATTGTGTATCGACTATTAAAATCAGTGGAAATATGTTTACAAGGCCTAAAATATACCAAAAAGTTACCATAACTCTCACATgagtttatctcaaaaaatatgCTCATAGTtaattgtcacgacccccgccccgttcccggtgggccgccgcgacggtcctagggtgcgggtaggcataaggccaccagccaccgcgtagaaccctactacctatcaatcatcaataaatcttgaaaaatttggcatgatacatgcacaaaatgatcacttttcctatagtgacctgtcaggattatttcaatacatacaacaacactacctgtcagagcagcaatcacataatctgtcacataatgaacctggacaatatatatcaatacattatctcaggcatataactgatctgcacacatatatatatacctgcttcccaattcatccatggtcaaacccatatccacaacaggatctatgactgtaactatgcactatatacaatagaaggtttataatacaccaaaaggtataaacctctatctacattatactatactatactatggagcgacacagctagcaggcaatctctaaccctgctcttctctatataatacctgccctgcaatcaaaaacaccaaactggggagtgagtatataaatactcagtgagtggagtagagagtactatgcacatgagacagaatataatcatggctcgagatgaaatctcaagatcaataacaacatgaacatgaactcaacatagagaatatggagtaaatcatcaatatcaccacaatcaatatcaactcatctgaagcatatatggaataatcaagtaaacatatatgctactcatgaatatgctcaacagatcataatgctggaacatacaaatcaggtgtcaatatgctgaaatcatcactagacagctgtcgggaggtgggttttacgccccaggcgaaccagcaacaactccctactgtcacatgcatatgcaggataagacaccatatcgataatgtaaatgctagacagctgtcggaaggtgggttttatgcCCCAggtgaaccagcaacaactccctactgtcacatgcatatgcaggataagacaccacactaatcatgtaaatgccggccagtatccagaacagaaatccatctcacatctacatactaaacggcacctcgcgggaattctacatccgcggaaagccatactgcacctcgcggggtcttactatgcccggcggcaagcagaatataagtcgtaggaccggccgatcctacgcctagggccgtgtcccccctaggaagggactgggctccgcccacccagaaggctactatgtgcacaaaggccgatgttcaaccccatcgactataggtgtcctgcagatactgccaagccatgcataaatgccataatgcaccctcccaatactctactaaaaaggagcataatcaagactaccactcactcggccacgacccaattataactaacatcagggttgggagtgaggaatcacgggagtacaatgcaactcaatatatcatgagaagggctctacaagtctttgaaatagaggaaatgaaatcaatttacaaaagaagtcatttcacaattcagatctaatttaattactcataaaggagtataatcaaagctaccactcacaagtctttgaaatagagaaaatgaaatcaatttacaaaagaaatcatttcacaattcggaatcaatttgattactcatcaacccctcgtaattcctctcaatgttccctcaaatgcatgtacagaataatcaagcatagagaatcaagattatagaggaatctactacaacaattaatcaataagctcaggtggaatcaagtcacacttggcaacattcatgaaaatgaataaggaatgtgctcatggtgcaaagtacaagctcccactcacctgtcaatctggcacagccctgatacgcctccaaaaatctacagctggcagtggagaacttcttcctcttgttccctagcttcttgcccaactgatacatgtatttacaatatatttagttttgtatcaacggctataatctacgtgccaattataatataggggactttaattgattcaactcccccattccctaaattttttcttttctttccttttttctttttctattaattaactcatcatttatgtatactagggattcccttgcatgagtacaaggtctcttttagcttgatctaggcttaatactctattatagcatgaaatcccttattttccacccggatgaacagtaacccggaccgacagccggttacttcatcccgggtttgatccacttttcagactccaaatttgatgaaatttttacctaacattctacactcataggagattccaaagagataacatgcattgctatcggaggtcatttgaccccctaaataattcgccgaagttgggacttcgacacattttttccgtagtgccggaaaaatttgtcaaaatccgattcttcctcttttaaccgcctctacaacccttatccgacccctctagactatatccaccctttgtatagcctaatgtcatca from the Phoenix dactylifera cultivar Barhee BC4 chromosome 14, palm_55x_up_171113_PBpolish2nd_filt_p, whole genome shotgun sequence genome contains:
- the LOC103717563 gene encoding protein FLX-like 4, giving the protein MDLHGHVPSAFERQRVQAPGLLRNGPFHGPAPAVHHPLEPLPRPELLENKIAAQAAEMERLVRENQRLAASNVTLREQLLATQQGLQRVQVHIGSFQTESDIQVKGLLEKIGKLEADIRAGEMVKNELQQAHLELQSLIVARQELIIKIQHTTEELQKASPDIKKLPEMHAELDGLRQEHQKLRGAFEYEKGANMEQVEKMLAMDKNLISMAREVEKLQAEVLNAEKRAHAPDSYGGRYGSPHPVNPSAGQGSVYPECGYRQGGGYADTVYSHGGGYPNAGIGHGGPANYSGAYGRTQAPITGGAAGELYDAYGGVSGDGNSDGYRSMQIPMTGGMVARVGTNSSDRVTAIGYDAARGGMTSTQR